The following are encoded in a window of Phaseolus vulgaris cultivar G19833 chromosome 3, P. vulgaris v2.0, whole genome shotgun sequence genomic DNA:
- the LOC137806036 gene encoding putative disease resistance protein At4g10780 isoform X2, which yields MECLLGFASSISRDLVCGILNQLRYPCCYNNFVKKLEEEEEGDLIVTRDSVQKFVTNSKRQTKKTSEVIDKWLQDAINDVDNVNKLLKEARTKNICCFGHCPNWTWRYRVGKKLANKIVYLEKFIEEGRKYVPFERIATLPSGTLDILSEKCMNFESRQSAYEQLLEAVKNNDASMIGLYGMGGCGKTTLAMEVRKLVEAEHLFDKVLFVSISSTVEVRRIQEKIASSLQYAFPETEVMERAQRLCLRLTQEKKILVILDDVWEKVDFGGIGIPSSEHHKGCKILITTRSEEVCTSMDCQRKIYLPTLTDEEAWTLFQNKALIFEDTPDALKHMGRLISNECKGLPVAIAAVASSLKGKSETVWSVALNKLRSSKPINIERGLNDPYKCLQLSYDNLDTKEAKSLFLLCSVFPEDFEIPIELLIKCAIGLGVVGETHSYEEARSEVMATKIKLVSSCLLLDEKEECVKMHDIVRDVAHLIAKNENNIIKCEEEKDVTIEQNSVRYLCCLKFPNDLDCSNLEFLLLHTKVKELDGIFKRMGMLKVLILDNDEDAKTPLPKSSFRTLTNLRYLFISNYELTDLTFVSDMKKLQSLSLVECSLPLFETDVVITQAITLKLLELIRCDVKGKMFEVIKRTPLLEELYIIDTEGEWDANSEDFIEFFNTFSVPQTLQRYKVVLGSDDFDDYNDYEFFSNPRTLLLNHFDIANEVIKGLAKKATSLFVANILEGAKNVIPDIFQIEEGGLDELIKFEIRDSEEIKCLIDTSNHYSEVVTPFSKLHSLRIDGMENLKVLWHCFQPVNGPFENLEKLYLSDCPRLTSLFTYVVARSLVQLKILKISRCDELQHILADDDKTEKSQGEFTTGNPVHIFQNLQKVKICRCRELKHIFSTSIVRNLTQLKVLKIEGCNMLDQIFGDILPLAHHDKKEEPGEIIEEDFEDTEVSVGDIREFISSQIDEQSMKEFIEEEPGSEHNQNEAHSPEIGDVGNESIEEGPAVEGDKTKPLLTGVEDISNGGGVATHVQSGGVDILAKHSKVVEQDDKMNEGMAGITPSQEIQLEEGLNLLDKQEEIHIVSNNNNIDISPDIHTRLGAYKHFVDLDDAQIALLVEAITTYPHLWNACEKFSERFQAWRLKILADMLLFLQKGSGDNVIPQREKDFHKLCEKAIEIGFESSWVDEMRQRVVVRDPKLREEIAQRQMDENPKRSSSVEMVLDSQAVEHGDGPNENCKRTSPSVKTQNVNNNFEEGSNLVDKEGEIVVVSNDRIVTARNEEPKKEFVAKVSTSKIPRTTTSLTNSQPVERPSPSYSNIPLRETHSNALVDKQRISELCLMNQQKPLGEITEIWSNQTETDTAKESEGHPKIIQDFGANDIMSLFAPIVVGKEGEDNLVGNTLVELEKYLKMSLKDIVSSETNNIRLLSALNFLSNLPFKDVTLSDGLKDIIGTMQQEFPSIVCSFKRGFATIEKLAKLEARGNEVTISLGSKISEAKNFYDEAQLKEVVLKEEIKVCEDALSSLEEEKNKCIAETIGYKMELENVRKDNSQMVEDQRKIEQKLFEVTYKWSILCSQYEYNRMTARNPS from the exons ATGGAGTGCCTGTTGGGTTTTGCATCTTCTATTTCAAGAGATTTAGTGTGTGGAATATTAAATCAATTACGTTATCCTTGTTGCTATAACAATTTCGTTaaaaaacttgaagaagaagaagagggcGATTTGATTGTAACGAGAGATAGTGTCCAAAAATTTGTTACAAATTCCAAAAGACAAACGAAAAAGACTAGTGAAGTTATTGACAAGTGGCTGCAAGATGCTATCAATGACGTAGACAATGTGAATAAGTTGTTGAAAGAGGcaagaacaaaaaatatatgCTGCTTTGGGCACTGTCCAAATTGGACTTGGCGATACCGGGTAGGAAAAAAGTTAGCAAATAAAATTGTGTACCTTGAAAAGTTCATCGAAGAGGGTAGAAAATATGTGCCATTTGAGCGCATTGCTACCCTTCCTTCAGGCACCCTTGATATTCTCTCAGAAAAATGCATGAATTTCGAGAGTAGACAATCTGCATATGAGCAACTACTGGAAGCAGTGAAAAATAATGATGCTTCCATGATTGGATTGTACGGGATGGGGGGTTGTGGTAAAACCACATTGGCAATGGAGGTTAGGAAGTTAGTAGAAGCGGAGCATCTTTTTGACAAAGTTCTTTTTGTGTCTATTTCAAGTACAGTGGAAGTTCGAAGGATCCAAGAAAAAATTGCAAGTTCACTGCAGTATGCATTTCCAGAAACTGAAGTAATGGAGAGAGCCCAACGATTGTGCTTGAGATTAACCCAGGAGAAAAAAATTCTTGTGATTCTAGATGATGTGTGGGAGAAGGTTGACTTTGGTGGCATTGGGATTCCATCTTCTGAACACCATAAAGGTTGCAAGATTCTCATTACCACTAGATCAGAAGAAGTTTGTACTTCAATGGACTGTCAAAGAAAGATTTACCTCCCAACTTTAACGGATGAAGAAGCATGGACTCTTTTCCAAAATAAAGCACTTATATTTGAAGACACCCCTGATGCCCTAAAGCATATGGGAAGATTAATTTCCAATGAATGTAAAGGATTGCCAGTTGCCATTGCAGCTGTTGCTAGTAGTTTGAAGGGAAAATCCGAGACGGTATGGAGTGTTGCATTGAATAAATTGAGAAGTTCTAAGCCCATAAATATTGAAAGAGGTTTGAATGATCCCTACAAGTGCTTGCAATTGAGCTATGATAATTTGGATACTAAAGAAGCTAAATCACTTTTTCTGTTGTGTTCTGTGTTCCCTGAAGATTTTGAAATTCCAATTGAACTATTAATAAAATGCGCAATAGGGTTAGGTGTAGTTGGGGAAACACACTCATATGAGGAGGCAAGGAGTGAGGTGATGGCAACCAAAATTAAGCTCGTTAGTTCTTGTTTACTGTTGGATGAAAAGGAGGAATGTGTCAAAATGCATGACATAGTTCGCGATGTGGCCCACTTGAtagcaaagaatgagaataacatcattaagtgtgaAGAGGAAAAAGATGTGACTATTGAACAAAATTCGGTAAGATATCTATGCTGTTTGAAATTTCCAAATGATTTGGATTGTTCCAATCTTGAGTTTTTACTCTTACATACAAAAGTGAAAGAATTGGATGGAATTTTCAAAAGAATGGGAATGCTCAAAGTTTTAATTCTTGACAATGATGAGGACGCAAAAACACCATTGCCGAAATCATCTTTTAGAACACTAACAAATCTCCGATatctatttatttcaaattatgaATTGACCGACCTCACATTTGTAAGCGATATGAAGAAGCTTCAAAGTCTTTCATTAGTTGAATGTTCATTGCCTTTATTTGAAACTGATGTTGTAATTACACAAGCAATAACCTTAAAATTGTTAGAGTTGATCCGATGTGACGTTAAAGGAAAGATGTTTGAAGTGATCAAAAGAACTCCTCTACTGGAAGAGTTGTACATTATCGATACGGAAGGAGAATGGGATGCTAACAGTGAAGACTTTATTGAATTCTTTAACACATTTAGTGTCCCGCAAACACTGCAAAGGTACAAAGTTGTGTTAGGATCCGATGATTTTGATGATTATAATGATTATGAATTTTTCTCTAATCCCAGAACTTTATTACTTAACCATTTTGACATAGCAAATGAGGTAATTAAGGGTTTGGCAAAAAAAGCAACAAGCCTATTTGTAGCTAATATTCTGGAAGGCGCAAAAAATGTGATCCCAGATATATTTCAAATTGAAGAAGGAGGGTTGGATGAGTTGATTAAGTTTGAGATACGGGATTCTGAAGAGATAAAATGCTTGATTGACACTAGTAATCATTATAGTGAGGTGGTAACTCCCTTCTCCAAGTTGCATTCATTGAGAATCGATGGCATGGAAAATCTAAAAGTTTTATGGCATTGTTTTCAACCTGTCAATGGGCCTTTTGAGAACTTAGAGAAGTTGTATTTAAGTGATTGTCCACGGTTGACATCTCTCTTCACGTATGTCGTTGCTCGAAGTTTGGTacaattgaaaatattaaaaatatcaagaTGTGATGAACTGCAGCATATATTAGCAGATGATGACAAAACAGAGAAAAGTCAAGGTGAATTCACCACTGGGAATCCTGTACATATCTTCCAAAATCTTCAAAAAGTAAAGATATGTAGATGTAGAGAATTAAAACATATATTCTCGACCAGCATTGTAAGAAACTTAACTCAACTCAAAGTGCTCAAGATAGAAGGATGCAACATGCTAGATCAAATATTTGGGGATATTCTACCATTAGCACACCATGATAAAAAAGAAGAACCTGGTGAAATCATTGAGGAAG aTTTCGAAGACACTGAAGTTTCTGTGGGGGACATACGTGAGTTCATTTCATCACAG ATTGATGAACAATCAATGAAGGAATTTATTGAGGAAGAACCTGGTTCAGAGCATAACCAAAACGAAGCACACTCACCG GAGATTGGGGACGTAGGAAATGAAAGCATTGAAGAGGGGCCTGCAGTAGAGGGTGATAAGACAAAACCTTTGTTAACTGGTGTTGAAGACATTAGCAATGGAGGTGGTGTTGCAACTCACGTTCAGTCTGGTGGTGTGGACATACTTGCAAAACATTCCAAGGTTGTTGAACAAGATGATAAAATGAATGAAGGCATGGCAGGAATCACGCCAAGCCAAGAAATCCAGTTAGAAGAAGGGTTGAATCTGTTGGATAAACAAGAGGAAATACATATTGTTTCTAACAACAACAACATTGACATTTCTCCAG ATATTCATACAAGATTGGGAGCATATAAACATTTTGTTGATTTGGATGATGCACAAATTGCTCTTCTTGTGGAGGCAATAACAACATATCCTCATCTTTGGAATGCTTGCGAGAAGTTCAGTGAGCGCTTTCAAGCTTGGAGGTTGAAAATTTTGGCAGATATGTTGTTGTTCCTGCAGAAGGGAAGTGGCGATAATGTTATTCCTCAAAGAGAAAAAGATTTCCATAAACTATGTGAAAAAGCTATTGAGATAGGATTTGAGAGTTCATGGGTAGATGAAATGCGTCAACGTGTTGTGGTGAGGGATCCTAAGCTGAGAGAGGAAATTGCACAGAGACAAATGGATGAGAATCCTAAGAG GTCTAGTAGTGTGGAGATGGTACTAGATTCTCAGGCTGTTGAACATGGTGATGGGCCTAatgaaaactgcaaaagaaCTTCTCCAAGTGTGAAGACCCAGAATGTTAACAATAACTTCGAAGAAGGTTCTAACTTGGTTGACAAAGAAGGTGAAATAGTTGTTGTTTCTAATGATCGCATTGTGACTGCGAGAAATGAAGAACCAAAGAAGGAATTTGTTGCAAAAGTTTCCACTTCAAAAATACCAAGAACAACAACATCATTAACAAACTCGCAACCAGTTGAAAGGCCAAGTCCAAGTTACTCGAATATACCTCTACGTGAAACACACTCAAAT GCATTGGTGGACAAACAACGAATTAGTGAACTGTGTTTGATGAATCAACAAAAGCCACTAGGAGAAATT ACTGAAATTTGGAGCAATCAAACTGAGACAGACACGGCTAAAGAAAGTGAAGGTCATCCTAAAATTATTCAAGACTTTGGGGCCAATGATATAATGAGTTTATTTGCACCAATTGTTGTGGGGAAAGAGGGTGAAGATAATTTAGTTGGAAATACCCTTGTTGAGTTAGAAAAGTATCTAAAGATGTCTCTGAAGGACATAGTTAGCTCTGAGACTAACAACATTCGTCTTTTGTCTGCTCTTAATTTCCTGTCCAACCTTCCTTTCAAAGATGTAACTCTATCAGATGGACTCAAAGATATTATAGGCACTATGCAGCAAGAGTTCCCAAGCATTGTATGCTCCTTTAAGCGAGGCTTTGCTACCATTGAGAAGTTGGCAAAACTTGAAGCTCGTGGAAATGAGGTGACCATTTCTCTTGGTTCCAAAATTTCTGAGGCAAAGAATTTTTATGATGAAGCTCAACTGAAGGAAGTTGTTTTAAAGGAAGAAATAAAAGTTTGTGAGGATGCCTTATCATCTCTGGAggaggaaaaaaataaatgcatTGCGGAAACTATTGGGTACAAAATGGAGCTTGAAAATGTGAGGAAAGACAATTCTCAAATGGTGGAAGATCAAAGAAAAATTGAACAAAAGTTGTTTGAGGTGACTTATAAATGGTCAATTCTATGTAGTCAATATGAGTACAATCGCATGACTGCCAGAAATCCCTCATAA
- the LOC137806036 gene encoding uncharacterized protein isoform X5: protein MIKKKNLVKSLRKISNSDRILQVESVQYLSKQPQGLTFLTMHNIREIELKGFDKAKYIFKWSIASSLMLESLRIEECHGLEHIIDTKDEYEKENLNAIFQSLRNFSVRDCGQLKYIFGQYPVANKDCEEIHIHFSALEILSFYDLPNFVSICATNSLTMTYPSLKEFMCYRCSYPFYDPVSCLMVPTNSREPISNLKSIQNHFLSLQYLSIRNCEVEDIFCLNGPRMIGQPVSLKLKDLFLENLPQMTYIWVASMISVNLQHLTTLIIMRCAKLKVIFPPSVLRSLQKLKSLIIKECMELKQIFGCEQETSKNSFTFPNLERLEIIGCEKLQVVFPKFVLRCLPELNHLNIRECKELRQIIEEDVKDKKLSNLVSPQPCFPKLEALYVEHCDRLKRFISGSASNDLPNLHVLIINGASELEEFVACVQEKGDHIGKSKVELPRLKLLIFMHLSKFCQETELPNLKNCVVYECPKLSLTPTTTLTKLAKNLLYEDFEDTEVSVGDIREFISSQIDEQSMKEFIEEEPGSEHNQNEAHSPEIGDVGNESIEEGPAVEGDKTKPLLTGVEDISNGGGVATHVQSGGVDILAKHSKVVEQDDKMNEGMAGITPSQEIQLEEGLNLLDKQEEIHIVSNNNNIDISPASADIHTRLGAYKHFVDLDDAQIALLVEAITTYPHLWNACEKFSERFQAWRLKILADMLLFLQKGSGDNVIPQREKDFHKLCEKAIEIGFESSWVDEMRQRVVVRDPKLREEIAQRQMDENPKRSSSVEMVLDSQAVEHGDGPNENCKRTSPSVKTQNVNNNFEEGSNLVDKEGEIVVVSNDRIVTARNEEPKKEFVAKVSTSKIPRTTTSLTNSQPVERPSPSYSNIPLRETHSNALVDKQRISELCLMNQQKPLGEITEIWSNQTETDTAKESEGHPKIIQDFGANDIMSLFAPIVVGKEGEDNLVGNTLVELEKYLKMSLKDIVSSETNNIRLLSALNFLSNLPFKDVTLSDGLKDIIGTMQQEFPSIVCSFKRGFATIEKLAKLEARGNEVTISLGSKISEAKNFYDEAQLKEVVLKEEIKVCEDALSSLEEEKNKCIAETIGYKMELENVRKDNSQMVEDQRKIEQKLFEVTYKWSILCSQYEYNRMTARNPS from the exons ATGATAAAAAAGAAGAACCTGGTGAAATCATTGAGGAAG ATATCGAACTCAGATCGTATTCTCCAAGTTGAAAGTGTTCAATATCTTTCAAAACAACCACAGGGTTTGACCTTTCTTACTATGCATAATATAAGAGAGATTGAACTGAAAGGCTTTGATAAGGCAAAGTACATTTTTAAATGGTCCATTGCTTCATCATTGATGTTGGAATCTTTAAGAATTGAGGAATGCCATGGACTTGAGCACATTATAGACACTAAGGATGAATATGAGAAAGAGAATTTGAATGCTATCTTCCAAAGCTTAAGAAATTTCTCAGTGCGTGATTGTGGCcaattgaaatatatttttggccAATATCCCGTAGCTAATAAGGATTGTGAGGAGATTCATATTCATTTCTCAGCATTGGAAATACTCTCTTTTTATGATCTACCAAATTTTGTTAGCATTTGTGCTACAAACTCTCTCACTATGACATACCCATCTTTGAAGGAGTTTATGTGTTACCGATGCTCATATCCTTTTTATGATCCTGTTAGTTGTTTGATGGTTCCTACGAATTCAAGAGAGCCTATTAGC AATCTAAAGTCGATTCAGAACCATTTCCTCAGTTTGCAATATCTATCCATAAGGAATTGTGAAGTAGAAGATATTTTTTGTCTTAATGGACCTAGAATGATTGGGCAACCAGTGAGTTTAAAGTTAAAGgatttgtttttggaaaatctacCTCAAATGACTTATATTTGGGTGGCTTCCATGATTTCAGTTAATCTCCAACATCTTAccacattaataataatgagaTGTGCAAAATTGAAAGTAATCTTTCCTCCCTCTGTTTTAAGAAGCTTACAAAAGTTGAAAAGCCTAATTATAAAAGAATGCATGGAATTGAAGCAGATTTTTGGATGTGAACAAGAAACTTCAAAGAATTCTTTTACCTTCCCAAATCTTGAAAGATTAGAAATCATTGGATGTGAAAAATTGCAAGTTGTCTTTCCAAAGTTTGTTTTAAGATGCTTACCAGAGTTGAATCATCTGAATATAAGAGAATGCAAAGAATTAAGACAAATCATTGAAGAAGATGTGAAAGATAAAAAATTGTCTAATCTTGTTTCTCCTCAGCCATGCTTCCCAAAACTAGAAGCATTGTATGTTGAACATTGTGACAGACTGAAAAGATTTATATCTGGATCTGCATCTAATGACCTTCCCAATCTTCATGTTTTGATCATAAATGGAGCTTCTGAACTAGAAGAGTTTGTTGCATGTGTACAAGAAAAAGGTGATCATATAGGAAAGAGTAAAGTTGAGCTTCCAAGACTGAAACTCTTAATATTTATGCATCTTTCAAAATTTTGTCAAGAGACCGAATTGCCAAATTTAAAGAACTGTGTTGTCTACGAATGTCCAAAACTCTCTTTGACTCCAACAACTACTCTTACAAAGCTTGCTAAAAATCTTCTTTATGAAG aTTTCGAAGACACTGAAGTTTCTGTGGGGGACATACGTGAGTTCATTTCATCACAG ATTGATGAACAATCAATGAAGGAATTTATTGAGGAAGAACCTGGTTCAGAGCATAACCAAAACGAAGCACACTCACCG GAGATTGGGGACGTAGGAAATGAAAGCATTGAAGAGGGGCCTGCAGTAGAGGGTGATAAGACAAAACCTTTGTTAACTGGTGTTGAAGACATTAGCAATGGAGGTGGTGTTGCAACTCACGTTCAGTCTGGTGGTGTGGACATACTTGCAAAACATTCCAAGGTTGTTGAACAAGATGATAAAATGAATGAAGGCATGGCAGGAATCACGCCAAGCCAAGAAATCCAGTTAGAAGAAGGGTTGAATCTGTTGGATAAACAAGAGGAAATACATATTGTTTCTAACAACAACAACATTGACATTTCTCCAG CTTCTGCAGATATTCATACAAGATTGGGAGCATATAAACATTTTGTTGATTTGGATGATGCACAAATTGCTCTTCTTGTGGAGGCAATAACAACATATCCTCATCTTTGGAATGCTTGCGAGAAGTTCAGTGAGCGCTTTCAAGCTTGGAGGTTGAAAATTTTGGCAGATATGTTGTTGTTCCTGCAGAAGGGAAGTGGCGATAATGTTATTCCTCAAAGAGAAAAAGATTTCCATAAACTATGTGAAAAAGCTATTGAGATAGGATTTGAGAGTTCATGGGTAGATGAAATGCGTCAACGTGTTGTGGTGAGGGATCCTAAGCTGAGAGAGGAAATTGCACAGAGACAAATGGATGAGAATCCTAAGAG GTCTAGTAGTGTGGAGATGGTACTAGATTCTCAGGCTGTTGAACATGGTGATGGGCCTAatgaaaactgcaaaagaaCTTCTCCAAGTGTGAAGACCCAGAATGTTAACAATAACTTCGAAGAAGGTTCTAACTTGGTTGACAAAGAAGGTGAAATAGTTGTTGTTTCTAATGATCGCATTGTGACTGCGAGAAATGAAGAACCAAAGAAGGAATTTGTTGCAAAAGTTTCCACTTCAAAAATACCAAGAACAACAACATCATTAACAAACTCGCAACCAGTTGAAAGGCCAAGTCCAAGTTACTCGAATATACCTCTACGTGAAACACACTCAAAT GCATTGGTGGACAAACAACGAATTAGTGAACTGTGTTTGATGAATCAACAAAAGCCACTAGGAGAAATT ACTGAAATTTGGAGCAATCAAACTGAGACAGACACGGCTAAAGAAAGTGAAGGTCATCCTAAAATTATTCAAGACTTTGGGGCCAATGATATAATGAGTTTATTTGCACCAATTGTTGTGGGGAAAGAGGGTGAAGATAATTTAGTTGGAAATACCCTTGTTGAGTTAGAAAAGTATCTAAAGATGTCTCTGAAGGACATAGTTAGCTCTGAGACTAACAACATTCGTCTTTTGTCTGCTCTTAATTTCCTGTCCAACCTTCCTTTCAAAGATGTAACTCTATCAGATGGACTCAAAGATATTATAGGCACTATGCAGCAAGAGTTCCCAAGCATTGTATGCTCCTTTAAGCGAGGCTTTGCTACCATTGAGAAGTTGGCAAAACTTGAAGCTCGTGGAAATGAGGTGACCATTTCTCTTGGTTCCAAAATTTCTGAGGCAAAGAATTTTTATGATGAAGCTCAACTGAAGGAAGTTGTTTTAAAGGAAGAAATAAAAGTTTGTGAGGATGCCTTATCATCTCTGGAggaggaaaaaaataaatgcatTGCGGAAACTATTGGGTACAAAATGGAGCTTGAAAATGTGAGGAAAGACAATTCTCAAATGGTGGAAGATCAAAGAAAAATTGAACAAAAGTTGTTTGAGGTGACTTATAAATGGTCAATTCTATGTAGTCAATATGAGTACAATCGCATGACTGCCAGAAATCCCTCATAA